In Arachis hypogaea cultivar Tifrunner chromosome 7, arahy.Tifrunner.gnm2.J5K5, whole genome shotgun sequence, the genomic window CCATCGCAAGAGCGAGAAGAAAACTTGAGAGTGGGTCCCACaccacttttttttcctttccttcCAATTTCCATTGTTATTCAATCAATAAAAAATGAAGTTTTCCATCTATTTTTCCTCCTTGCATTTTCTGTTGATCCAAACAGTGCgtaagaaattttttattataaaatttttattgcaaATCGAATTAGAATAGTCAACATTTTACTcgtaattctttttattttgtaatcgctataattttcaataaataatagGACTTGAATGTTCATAATTCTATTGAGCtaaaataaaattcttattaaAGGAAATGCATGTGTGACTTAAATTGATATAAgttttacatttttattaattaataaaaaataattaacttaatcTACCAAAAAGAATGAATATGGATAATATGACTGTTGGAGACTATATACTTCAGATAGCCTTGGAGGGGAGAATAACGGGCATGCATATGACTCTTAGCATTTGATTTGTAAtaacttcttttaatttgtaatatagTGAGTAACCAAAAGAATATTGTCCAAGAACATAGTTATATAGAAATTTATTATTACACACTGCTATCATGCAATAAGCATGAAATCAAAGTGTCCACTAATACATGTAAAATAATATACAATTTAATGGATTTTGTCTTATAATAACATTCAGGAAAAAGTGCCATAGTTTCATTGTAAGAGAGGAAGAGTAAATGCGCTTTTGTGCATTTCAATTTGACCTTTTCTCCCCAGTATCAAGCAAAATAATGGAATCAACAATTAATAATAAAGCTTATTAGGAAGCTAAGAAAGCATCAAAGTGGTGgaactcatcatcatcatgagtGCCAAAATTCTTTACCAAGTTAATGGAAGGCTTGATGGACGGTTCAAAATCCTTCAAATCCGACCAAACAGGATCCAGTTTATGATCTCCAACATCACTAGGTGAATCTTCTTTAGCATGTTCTTGTGTGACAGTTGGAGTTAGAGGACTAATTATAGGGTAATAATCCTTTTCATTGGATACCTTAGAATCATGATGATGATTCTGAGAATTCACAAGCAAACGTGGAACATTATTATTACTATTGGGAGTGGATTTGCATGTATGCATGCCAGTGTAGGTAGTTTGGTACATAATAGGATTCTCTTGTGTCTTTTGCACCTGTTTGATTGCCCGGCAACCCTCCTCATACTTTCTACTGCATCTAAAGTAGCTCCTGTAAaatatatttcaaataaaatgaaGTCTTATATATTCCCCCACAACCAGAAATGCTACATCATCAATAAAATTCATCATTTACCTAACTCTAAATCATAAATACTAAATTCTAAGTCGTGATAATATAAAAATGaaatattaatctaaaatattgattaatattaaaaatactaataatttcaAAGTGTTAATTAATTAGATATTTGTTTAGGCAAGTATAGGTATGTTATGTATGTGAGGTGTGTTTCAGATCAGAGGAGCCTATATATATGTTGTCTGAAGTAGTATAAAGCAACAAATAATATATAAGCAATATTTTATgatcaacaaatttttttttttaattttaaatattaattttaatttttaatagtataaagaTAAAATGTTGATTAAAATTATtggctaatattaataaaaatgttagttcctaatatttttcaaaatatattaataaaattactttGGAAACAAAATgagtcaatataaaaaaaaaatgtatttgaTATATTCGAAAGCTTAGTTTAGAGGGACAAATCTATTCATAAAAATCCCAAATAAAATACCTACACTTTCGGTGGTGATGTGGTGACAACAAAGGATTAGCTTGTCAGAGGGATAAGTAAATGGAGAAATAACGAGTAAATTTTTACGATAATCTCTGAAATTTACggaattatttaatttgatttttgaaattttaattttattatagtgGTCCTTTAAATTAAGCTGTGATGGTCCTGAAGTTATTTTCGATAATGACTCAATTGTTTTAGTATTAATATAGCTATTATAGTAGTACCTAAACCTCACACCTTATATCTTGGCCACCTTCCTCTCCTTCCCCTCCCTCTCCTACACCCTCTCATCTCTCCCCTCTTTCCTCCGTCGCCACCACACCTCATCCCCTAAAACCTGAAAATCATTATTCTTATTCCAATTAATGGAAACGTAACATTTGGATCTTATGAATAATGGCGTTAGGTcgaaggagaaggagagagagatggAGAGAGTTGATGAGGATGACAAGAAGAGTCTAAAGGAGAAAAGTGGGGTGGAGAGGAAGGTGACAAAGGTGTAAGGTGTGGCATCACGGAAATAATTGAGTCATCACTAGAAATGCGTTTAACAACTATTACCATATTCATTAGAACCTCAAATACTAAATTGAATCAGCCAGGACATTGTGGACTTTACTTAACAAATTACCAGTCATATACTTTGATCATCTAAGAAAGTGTAGTGTACTATAAGactgcgtttgtttacagagacaggacaTTAGAGGGACACTAAGATATAAAATCATGTTTGACAGAAGAGACATAAACAGAGACAATGTATCTAAAGAcactaaattattatattttgtgtTCATCCTGATAGAAAGAAAGCGAATACACTAACAAgggacataatttattttttattttttttattattcttattaatttttcataattatattttttatttcaattttttaaataaaaaaaataaaaataaattaaatttttattatttgttctagtttatcaccaaataaaatacaaaaaatacaaaattttatgtcGTATTTTATCCTATTATATTTCTTAGTGTGTTATCTCATGCTGTTGtcataaacaaacgcagcctagtAGACATGCGTGGACATTGATTTTGTTTGTTTGATGATGTATATATCATTTCAGACTACTGCAAACCATCAAATTTGTATAGATACAATCCAACATAATTGTTGTTTTTGAGGAATGAATTTGAGAGTCTATTCCAAATATATATTGAATATTCTAAATTTATTTAGAGTaagatttatatttaaaaatatgacagATTATTATATGAGGTATATATGAAGTTAAAACTATTATGAAtacatttatttttgtatttgtaattttacaaaaatacatGAATGTTACACAATACAATCTCCTATTTATAAGTTTGTAGTCAAGTAAATCGTTGTTTATTGGAATGAATgacattatttttaaatattattaaatttattttttattaaaccgATTTATTTAACATTATCTTTTATACTAAATCGTTATGCCTTCTAACGATTTATGTAAGATTTTCTCCTATGCTAAATCGTTTTAGAATTACTCAATAATGCATTGTAAATCGTTCTTACTTGACACATGTCTATTAGCAAATCGTTTTGGGTTAAAATATGTGGGTTACAAcgatttgtataaaatatatataatcaaaatcaattcagaagaaacatatataaaattgatatagaacaatttattatttatgtgTTTTATCCTTAAAGCGGGTATAAAAATGGATGGGACAAACTAAAAGGGAAAAGGGAAGAgggaaaacaaataataataataataatgaatataCCTTGGAAATATAGAACTCAAGATTTGTTTCTGTCCATATTTCCTCCATGTGTAATTATCATCAGCAGTGAGCGAAACTATGGTCCATGTGTCTGGACTACTCCTAATATAAGCATGCGTGCAAtaacaacaaaattatttaaaataacatataaatattGCAAATATGTTTATGCAAAGTCACCAAAACATATATGTTTATGAAAGTCATTTTCATGCATATAGTATGGTGCACATAAAAAAAtgtcttctcatattttttttctaaatatatatatattattcactCAATTTAAATCTAACCAATATGAAACTCCAAACATCACATTAAAATTCTTTCCAATTTAACCAAATTTAGTTGACTAActagtaattattaaaaaaatataaaaaaattaaatatttctaaAACACTATATTtcaatcattttaattattaattttaattaatatatattatatatttttttatagagcaatgctagggccagcaacttttgtaattAATAACTATCAAATAACCATCAATGATGagttaatggtgtgagattgatgggagatttcatccaatgactcacctttctctaatagttacatgctggccaaaattctataaaattactgacctcctagactttttcttttttataaatgaATATTTGAAATTCTtccaaatatattatttatttttttatacacacGCACAATCCAAGATGTTTCTCCCATGTCTTTGTTACAACAATAATGGCAGATTGCCAGTTAAACACTCAGTGCAACCGTTACCCGTACGAGTTTTTCCGTACAAATTATATACCCAATTTTTTAGACGGAAACCCTGCTCCTGCTTTCTGTGAACCCAAATCATACCCAAAAAACCACCTTTGCTAATAGCATGTTACAGATTCACATCttaattattatcttaaatttcatATTTTGCCTCAACAGTATATCAGCAAATAAAATATCAGAAACCAaatttatataaagaaaaattaaacaaaaaaaatccacAGTGAAGTATACCAAACCTTCTTTTGTAgcaacctcttcctcttgctGTCTTTGTGGCGGTTCTTTTGTTCTTACACTGATCAGAATCATCTGCCGCCTTAATCCCAGCATTTTGGgaagagagaatggaaaggatTTCATTGAAGGATCTGAGGACATTGGCAAGAAGCTCTTCAGCTGAGAGAGAAGACCCTCCATTGGGATTCTTAAGAAGAAGAAGCTTCAGCTGAGTTGCAGCTTCATGGCCATTAAGAAGCTCTCTTGTTATCTTACTCTTCTCACTATCACTATTTATTTTGGTGCAAAGGGTTGTAGTATTGTCcattttttcactgtttttttctgaaatttttgccTACAAATAAAGGGTCCTCTGTGTTTGGAGAATCTTTCCCTTTTCTGGGTCGAATCAGAATTGCTATTGGGTTTtggatgagagagagaaagaaaggggctTGAAGTTTAGGTTTGGGAGTGAAGAAAGGGATAAATAAATGAATGGAAATTGTTGGGAAGTTAACGGGGTAGTGATTGATGTGAGATAATGATGTGACAAGAAAACTTTTCTACCAAAAGAAAGAAAGTTTTCCACACAAAAAGACACTTAAATGCATACAGCTAATTAATTAagcttaaaaattaataaagttaCTAAAGGTTTTAATTCACAGAGGGATTTAAGATTAACTACTGCTTTCATAATTGCATATCTTTCTTCGATATTTAATTGAAATCTAATTTAAACCATtagattttaagttttaaattttaatatttatatttagagttgtatttattaatttaaactaaatAGTATTTAAGTCTTAAGTATAATTTAATAtatcttaaataatattaaataattaattattaatttaatttattattttaaaaaataattaaattaaactcaactataaaaaattattttcactaaactataaaaattttaagtttaaaaataatatatactattacaaatgaaaagaaaaaacataATTGATTTTGGTTAAAATTAGAGTAGACTTAACgaaatttctcttttaaaaaataaattttagtatttaatattattttattttatttttaaaaatattatattttaaaatttattaatttctttatcaatacctttgattttcaaaaaaaagtaaattatattaattgaattggaatttttcgaaaaatttttgtttttattcgaTTTTTTTCTAGCGATCACTAAGTTTATTATGTAATGTGTcagattatctttattttttttttatttgtatggaAAGTCTTAGTTTTTATATATCAAACAAGTGAAATAAAgcgtcaataaattataactcaaatgatataatttttttatattcatctaaaaaataaatttgagtctTCCTATTttcggttaaaaaaaaaaaacagatggAACAAGGCTTTTGGGAGTCGCACTTATTTGAGTTACTTTCCTTCTtcaatttgtaattatattaaCAAGATGGTCTAATAGTTTGTGTAGAGTGGTTCCTCCAATTCTCAGGGCTTCATCATCTAACATTTTAGAAGACTCTCATTATCCTTAAGAGATTTGGAACGTATCatgttaagtgccacgtggcataaAGACGTAGTGGGTTAATATCACCTGTCACAAGATAATTGGTTGACGTGTTAGATTAGTGACAACTGGCACGCCACGTATCAGATCAGTGACACATggtgtaaaaaagttatttataattaaaataatcttTAAAAGTTCAGGCGTAAGTCATttttatccctaaaattttaaaaattaatcaaattaatccttatataatttttttattttttcttgataattttaaatttaaaatattttttatactactaattttaatagaaatgtaattgacaaacaaaaaattagtaattatatcttttcttcttaaaaattttttcaataaaattatccatctcctttaattcttctcgaaatctctcaaaatctctatcctttagttttgtattttttttatggcAGCTTTCAAATGAGTCTATTTTATTCAAGCATATAAAATTATATACAGAAGAGCCAAAATCCATTCACTCAACTAAATACATTTTATGAACACTCTTTTAAAAAGGGTAGTATTAGGGAGCCAATGGCTTAaatgtacaatatgtacaatgggctAAATCTTTGGTCCATGAATAAATGGACTAAATCTTTAGtccatgaataaaatgaacatcacctatactatttagaataaccatCTGGATACCaagaataataaacatctcatgtcataaaaccactcatcccaaaaacttaaattgattttcgggttcaccaaggatcgaattcttgacctttcggatctagaactcCAATACCATGTCATGAACTCACTCATTCCAAAAGCATAACCTGACAGGACAatataacactaatgattatatctctaatacttcctaatcctctattatacacattgtacgcttaagGCATTGGCTCCCTAtccttttccttttaaaaattaaaactctgGCCATCAACTAACCTATTGAAGTAACAAGTGGGCATTGTGCGACACCGATGATGGTGTCTGTCGTGCCAACCAGCGACTAATTTAAGAAGGAGTCCGGCAACAAGTATCTCTAGTGAGTGGGTGAGCGTCACGCGGTGATAGTGGATGGTGAGCCAAGCAGCGCGTCAAGGGAGAGTACGGAGTCGATGTTCTTTCCTGCGGTGGTTGAAACCGACACCGAGATTGGCTTCCGGTGAGGGAGAGAGAGGCGCGAGGGGAACGACGGACGCGCGACGAGGAGGAAGAGCCGGTCGGCGATGTTGGCTGCCGACGAGGGAGAGAGAGACGCACGGAGGTGAGGACTACTTGTTGAGAGGCGACGACATGATGACCCCAGAAGACGATGATGATTGCCGGTGAGGGTGTGATTGATGAAGGTGGGGTGGTAGAGGGTTTGAGGAGAAAAACTGTTTGGGTAAATTGGTTACACTTTGGCATAGTTAAattttttgattaattgaatggattttttttatttgagtaatttggagattgttttttattttttatctgtatTGGACTAGATTTTCAGCCGATTGTTTACATTgttaaaaaatttcattttcttcCTAGCGAAATTGATAATCATATCTAGAGCTAAGTTTCTTTACCGATTTGAATTCTAGTTGT contains:
- the LOC112703329 gene encoding probable WRKY transcription factor 70; amino-acid sequence: MDNTTTLCTKINSDSEKSKITRELLNGHEAATQLKLLLLKNPNGGSSLSAEELLANVLRSFNEILSILSSQNAGIKAADDSDQCKNKRTATKTARGRGCYKRRSSPDTWTIVSLTADDNYTWRKYGQKQILSSIFPRSYFRCSRKYEEGCRAIKQVQKTQENPIMYQTTYTGMHTCKSTPNSNNNVPRLLVNSQNHHHDSKVSNEKDYYPIISPLTPTVTQEHAKEDSPSDVGDHKLDPVWSDLKDFEPSIKPSINLVKNFGTHDDDEFHHFDAFLAS